Proteins encoded in a region of the Cyclopterus lumpus isolate fCycLum1 chromosome 23, fCycLum1.pri, whole genome shotgun sequence genome:
- the cax1 gene encoding cation/H+ exchanger protein 1, translated as MSHRKSPPMPVEVENLRRRSAADSETSVEPEQHHRFPRRQCQTDFLCVQHPELGAAETSSPDASGHQFCHYAPKCFLTIHGGGLGASQSTPSRYGEDVWHEGTTKTTIRAENEVEAHKEANNYKFGFRKWKGHVTEKPYEDQSDIIKELHSDLSFVKLQEGSVATFGNVVYVIIFGWWISLIYFLICPVMFLTIIGAPYGKLCFKMAWYFIWPFGKSIEKACDVVKRPVAKPPKFEDIPEDSENSREKDSAPLLMSSPIPVMIPIPEPPARKTSKHWCRISTYVWLLLGFPVLAVVHSLACVLSWLPVFTIPVAKMNARTLSIVLLMEPEDIQIHRLEKTFGCESRVILCCYHAFNAYYYKYTVQGIHIFALNLLPLVFITLIIGYADREHNFCSAETKFATAITSIIPLSYYIGMGIASISAQSNFAVGAVVNATFGSISEMTFYITALLHGHHAGTKCYEEIVKAALTGTLLGCILFVPGICMIIGGIKHREQRFNSRSAGVSSALLFISVGGVFAPTIFSKAFGSLVCESCTNIPGNGSVPFVCKDCHYDTSQAIPQLILSHIEPLVYTISVLLPAAYLIGLIFTLKTHSHIYDIHISDGQGGHAYAGHHVVHWSRWRALGVLIAATILMACCADLSTRNIEPILTHSYISQYFIGVTVLAMVPELPEIVNGIQFALQNNISLSLEVGSCIAVQVCMIQIPLLILFNAFYDVGFVLVFSDIHLWASIFSVILVNYIFMDGKCDYFQGTALVVVYLILLALYFFAPSPRSC; from the exons ATGTCCCACAGAAAGTCGCCACCGATGCCGGTTGAAGTGGAGAACCTGCGCAGGAGATCCGCGGCGGATTCAG AGACCTCGGTAGAGCCGGAACAGCATCACCGGTTTCCACGACGACAGTGCCAAACTGATTTCCTGTGTGTCCAGCATCCGGAGCTGGGCGCAGCGGAGACGTCCTCCCCGGATGCGTCGGGCCACCAATTCTGCCACTACGCACCCAAATGTTTCCTCACCATCCACGGAG GAGGACTCGGTGCCTCCCAATCTACTCCCTCTCGCTACGGAGAGGACGTTTGGCACGAAGGCACCACAAAGACCACAATCAGAGCGGAGAATGAGGTGGAGGCGCACAAGGAGGCCAACAACTACAAG TTTGGCTTCAGGAAGTGGAAGGGCCACGTAACGGAGAAGCCCTATGAGGACCAATCAGACATCATCAAAGAGCTCCATTCTGATCTGAGCTTTGTTAAGCTTCAAGAAG GCTCAGTGGCCACCTTTGGGAACGTAGTTTATGTCATTATATTTGGATGGTGGATATCTTTAATCTACTTCCTCATTTGTCCTGTAATGTTTCTAACGATCATCGGTGCCCCTTATG GCAAACTTTGTTTCAAGATGGCGTGGTACTTTATTTGGCCGTTTGGGAAATCGATAGAGAAG GCTTGTGATGTCGTGAAGAGACCTGTTGCAAAGCCTCCAAAGTTTGAGGACATTCCTGAAGACAGCGAAAACAGTCGGGAAAAGGACTCTGCGCCCCTTCTGATGTCTTCCCCGATCCCTGTTATGATCCCGATCCCAGAACCACCAGCTAGAAAAACTTCAAAGCACTGG TGTCGCATCAGCACTTATGTTTGGCTGCTGCTGGGCTTCCCTGTCCTGGCCGTGGTGCACTCCCTGGCCTGTGTGCTCTCCTGGCTGCCGGTCTTCACGATACCTGTCGCCAAGATGAACGCTCGCACACTGAGCATTGTCCTCCTCATGGAGCCGGAGGACATTCAGATTCACAGACTGGAAAAG ACGTTTGGGTGTGAGAGCAGAGTCATCTTGTGCTGTTATCATGCTTTCAATGCGTATTATTACAAATACACTGTCCAAGGAATCCACATTTTCGCTCTCA ACCTGCTCCCCCTGGTATTTATCACTCTCATTATTGGCTATGCTGACCGTGAACACAACTTCTGCAGTGCAGAGACCAAGTTTGCCACAGCCATCACTTCCATCATTCCTCTATCCTACTATATTGGCATGGGGATAGCCAG CATTTCTGCACAGAGTAACTTCGCAGTGGGAGCAGTGGTGAACGCGACCTTTGGTTCCATCTCAGAGATGACCTTCTACATCACGGCCCTGCTGCACGGACACCACGCAGGCACCAAATGTTACGAGGAGATCGTTAAAGCAGCGCTCACTGGGACCTTGCTCgggtgtatactgtttgtaccT GGTATCTGTATGATCATTGGGGGCATTAAACACAGGGAGCAACGATTCAACAGTCGGTCAGCTGGAGTGAGCTCAGCTTTGCTCTTCATATCTGTTGGAG GTGTGTTCGCTCCCACCATCTTCTCAAAGGCCTTCGGTAGTCTGGTGTGTGAAAGCTGCACCAACATCCCGGGCAATGGCAGCGTGCCCTTCGTCTGCAAAGATTGTCACTACGACACG aGTCAAGCTATCCCACAATTGATCCTGTCCCATATTGA GCCCCTGGTGTACACCATTTCTGTGCTGCTCCCTGCTGCATACCTGATTGGCCTCATCTTCACACTGAAAACCCACTCCCACATCTATGACATCCATATCAGCGATGGTCAAGGGGGCCACGCCTACG CAGGTCATCATGTAGTCCACTGGTCCCGCTGGAGGGCTCTCGGAGTGCTGATTGCTGCCACAATATTGATGGCCTGCTGCGCTGACCTCAGCACTCGGAACATAGAGCCCATCCTGACCCATTCCTACATCTCCCAG TActtcattggtgtcacggtgttgGCCATGGTGCCAGAGCTTCCTGAGATTGTCAATGGGATCCAATTCGCCCTGCAGAACAACATCAGCCTGAG CCTTGAAGTCGGCAGTTGCATTGCTGTACAGGTCTGCATGATTCAGATCCCACTGCTCATACTCTTCAATGCCTTCTAT gatgTTGGATTTGTGCTTGTGTTCAGTGACATTCACCTCTGGGCCAGCATCTTCAGTGTCATTCTGGTCAATTACATCTTCATGGATGGAAAATGTGACTACTTTCAGG GCACTGCTCTCGTGGTGGTCTACCTCATCCTGTTGGCCCTTTACTTCTTTGCTCCTTCTCCACGCTCTTGTTGA
- the smo gene encoding smoothened homolog, giving the protein MSSQARSPIVAFCGMLCVWTAGLSGSGAALSPNGTVFEDNCKKTSTCEALKYNTCLGSPLPYTHTSLILAEDSGTQEEAFEKLTMWSGLRNAPRCWSVIQPLLCAIYMPKCENGRVELPSQSLCLATRRPCSIVDQERGWPSFLKCDKFPVGCSNEVQKLKFNMSGQCEAPLVKTDIQSSWYKDVEGCGIQCDNPLFTEEEHNDMHAYIAYFGTITLLCTFFTLATFLADWKNSNRYPAVILFYINACFFVGSIGWLAQFLDGARDEIVCKSDNTMRLGEPSSSETLSCVTIFIIVYYSLMSGVIWFVMLTYAWHTSFKALGTTQQPLSGRTSYFHMVTWSIPFVLTVAILAIAEVDGDSVSGICFVGYKNYRYRAGFVLAPIGVVLVVGGYFLIRGVMTLFSIKSNHPGLLSEKAASKIKETMLRLGIFGFLAFGFVFITFGCHFYDFFNQAEWERSFREYVLCEANVTIASQTNKPIPECIIKNRPSLMVEKINLFSMFGTGIAMSTWVWTKATILIWKRTWCKIIGRSDDEPKRIKKSKMIAKAFAQRKELHKDPEKELSFSMHTVSHEGPVAGINFELNEPSNDMSSAWAQHVTKMVARRGAILPQDISVTPTGTPVPPPDERNRLWMVEAEISPEMIKRKKKKKKRKKEVRQVEEAADCQAYRQREFGHSSVPRLPKLPCHPSLVANLQEQQRQQRKLEEEVLPGSYPDIQPSHPLSREQKCPYPSYQSSRYSYGRSYPPTFNDRPEDLGLGPRCLPSASTWQPSGPSSYPGEMDLTDGLSERLAHVARVPAGRRAGYGPIHSRTNLMEAELMDADSDF; this is encoded by the exons ATGTCTTCCCAGGCTCGGAGCCCCATTGTTGCATTCTGCGGGATGCTCTGCGTCTGGACCGCCGGGCTTTCGGGCTCCGGGGCGGCGTTGTCTCCCAACGGGACCGTGTTCGAGGACAACTGCAAGAAGACGTCGACCTGCGAGGCTCTGAAGTACAACACATGTCTGGGATCGCCTCTGCCCTACACGCATACCTCCCTGATCCTGGCGGAGGACTCCGGCACCCAGGAGGAGGCTTTCGAGAAGCTGACCATGTGGTCCG GCCTGCGGAACGCTCCTCGCTGTTGGTCCGTCATCCAGCCGTTGCTCTGTGCCATCTACATGCCCAAATGTGAGAACGGTCGGGTGGAGCTGCCCAGTCAGAGCCTGTGTTTGGCCACACGTCGGCCTTGCAGCATCGTGGACCAGGAGAGAGGCTGGCCCAGCTTCCTCAAGTGTGACAAATTCCCTGTGGGCTGTTCG AATGAGGTGCAGAAGCTGAAGTTCAACATGTCCGGCCAGTGTGAAGCTCCCCTGGTGAAGACGGACATTCAGTCCAGCTGGTACAAGGACGTGGAGGGCTGCGGTATCCAGTGTGACAACCCGCTGTTCACTGAGGAGGAGCACAACGACATGCACGCCTACATCGCTTACTTCGGCACCATCACCCTCCTCTGCACCTTCTTCACCCTG GCAACGTTTCTTGCCGACTGGAAGAACTCCAACCGCTACCCAGCAGTCATTCTCTTCTACATCAACGCCTGTTTTTTCGTGGGCAGTATCGGCTGGCTGGCCCAGTTCCTGGATGGCGCGCGCGACGAGATTGTGTGCAAGAGCGACAACACCATGCGACTCGGGGAGCCGTC GTCTTCAGAGACGCTGTCGTGcgtcaccatcttcatcatcgtgtACTACTCCCTGATGTCGGGCGTGATTTGGTTCGTCATGCTGACCTACGCCTGGCACACGTCCTTCAAAGCCCTGGGCACCACGCAGCAGCCGCTGTCTGGCAGGACCTCCTACTTCCACATGGTCACCTGGTCCATCCCCTTCGTCCTCACCGTGGCCATCCTGGCTATCGCTGAG GTGGACGGAGACTCCGTGAGTGGGATCTGTTTTGTCGGCTATAAGAACTACAGATACCGTGCTGGGTTTGTGCTGGCCCCCATTGGAGTGGTGCTTGTTGTCGGCGGCTACTTCCTCATTCGGG GCGTCATGACTTTGTTTTCCATTAAGAGCAACCACCCGGGACTACTGAGTGAGAAAGCTGCCAGCAAAATCAAAGAAACAATGCTGAGGCTCG GCATCTTTGGATTCCTCGCTTTCGGCTTTGTTTTCATCACCTTCGGCTGCCACTTCTACGACTTCTTCAACCAGGCTGAATGGGAGAGGAGCTTCAGAGAATACGTGCT GTGTGAAGCCAACGTGACAATCGCCTCTCAGACCAACAAGCCGATCCCAGAATGCATCATTAAGAACCGGCCCAGCCTGATGGTGGAGAAAATCAACCTGTTCTCCATGTTTGGGACGGGTATTGCCATGAGCACCTGGGTCTGGACCAAGGCCACCATCCTCATCTGGAAACGGACCTGGTGCAA GATTATTGGCCGTAGTGACGATGAACCCAAGAGGATCAAGAAGAGCAAGATGATCGCCAAGGCCTTTGCGCAGAGGAAGGAACTTCACAAGGACCCAGAAAAGGAGCTGTCCTTCAGCATGCACACCGTGTCCCACGAAGGACCAGTGG CCGGAATCAATTTTGAGCTAAATGAGCCATCGAATGACATGTCGTCCGCTTGGGCGCAGCATGTGACCAAGATGGTGGCCAGGCGAGGTGCCATCCTGCCTCAGGACATCTCTGTTACTCCTACCGGTACACCAG TACCGCCCCCAGATGAGAGGAACAGGCTGTGGATGGTGGAGGCTGAGATCTCACCGGAGATgataaagaggaaaaagaagaagaagaagaggaagaaggaagtgCGTCAAGTGGAGGAAGCCGCGGACTGCCAGGCTTATCGCCAGCGCGAGTTTGGTCACAGCTCGGTGCCTCGCTTGCCCAAACTGCCGTGCCACCCTAGTCTGGTCGCAAATctgcaggagcagcagaggcaACAGcggaagctggaggaggaagtcCTGCCAGGGTCCTACCCGGATATCCAACCCTCCCACCCTCTGTCCCGTGAGCAGAAGTGCCCCTATCCGTCTTACCAGAGCAGTCGGTACAGCTATGGCCGCAGCTACCCTCCCACCTTCAACGACCGCCCAGAGGATCTGGGTCTCGGCCCACGCTGCCTTCCCTCAGCCTCCACCTGGCAGCCCAGTGGACCTTCCAGCTACCCGGGGGAGATGGATCTCACCGACGGGCTGTCGGAGAGGTTGGCCCACGTGGCTCGGGTACCGGCAGGCCGAAGGGCCGGCTACGGACCCATTCACTCCCGGACCAATTTAATGGAGGCAGAGCTCATGGATGCCGACTCTGACTTCTAA